CCGATATCTCAATTAAAATAAATATTGATGGTAAAGGTAAAAGTGAAATCTCAACAGGCTTAGGCTTTTTTGATCATATGCTCGAACAGATTGCCCGTCATGCAAATGCAGATCTGTCAATAATCGTAAAAGGAGATCTGCATATAGATGAACATCATACAATAGAAGATGTGGGAATTGCATTAGGTGACGCTTTCCTTCAAGCACTTGGAAAAAAGAAAGGAGTTGAGAGGTATGGTTTTATGTTGCCAATGGACGATTGCCTGGCACAGGTTGCGATAGATTTTGGAGGCCGACCCTGGTTGATGTGGGAAGTTGATTTCAAGCGAGAATATATTGGTGACATGCCTACTGAAATGTTCATGCACTTTTTTAAATCTTTCAGCGACAATGCTAAATGCAATCTTAACATCAAGGCGGAGGGCGTAAATGAGCACCATAAAATAGAAGCTATATTTAAAGCCTTTGCACGAGCTATTAAGATGGCTGTCAAAAAAGGTGAAGGTACAGGCATACCCAGCACTAAAGGAACATTATAATTGTTTTAATACAGTTAATAACATACAAACGTAATGGTTGCAATTATTAAATACAATGCAGGTAATATTGCTTCAGTAAAAAATGCTGTTGAGAGACTTGGTTTTGATTGTGTAATCACTGATGATATAAATAAAATTCAGAATGCAAACAAAGTGATATTCCCAGGTGTTGGAGAAGCTAAATCTGCGATGAACCATCTAACTAATAACGGATTAAGTGGCTGTATTAAATCTTTACTTCAACCAACACTCGGTATATGTTTAGGACTTCAGCTACTGTGTCAGTACTCAGAAGAGGGAGATACAGAATGTCTTAAGATTTTCGAAACTTCAGTAAAAAAATTCCCTGCAGATGATATCGTTCCTCACATGGGTTGGAACAACATCTCAATAAACACAGAACCGCTATTTAAAGGATTAAATAAAGATGATGCTGTTTATTTTCTTCACAGTTACTATGCAGGAATTTGTGAACAAACTATTGCAACCTGTAATTATATTTTACCTTTTAGTGCAGCAATGAGAAAAGATAATTTCTATGCCACCCAGTTTCATCCTGAAAAATCGGGAGATGTGGGTGAACTTATTTTAAAGAATTTTCTTGAATTATAATGTTAAGATGAGAATTATACCTGCTATTGATATTATTGACGGAAAGTGTGTCAGATTAACAAAAGGAGACTACAGCACACAAAAAACATACAACGAGAATCCGCTGGAGGTTGCTAAAGAGTTCGAAGCTAACGGCATTAAATTTCTTCACCTTGTAGATCTTGATGGAGCCAAATCAAATCATATTGTAAATCATCATATATTAAATGAAATTGCCTCTAAAACATCGTTGAGTATTGATTTTGGAGGAGGCATCAAATCCGATAATGATGTAAGGATAGCATTTGAAAATGGCGCAAAACAAATTACAGGAGGCAGTATAGCCATAATTAATCCTGAACTGTTCACTGAATGGCTGTCAAAATATGGAGCCGATAAAATTATTCTGGGAGCCGACAGCTACAACAGGAAAATAGCAACCCACGGATGGCAGAAAGAATCACAAGTCGATGTAGTAGACTTTATTACCGATTACCAGAAAAAAGGTATTGAAATGGTGATTTGCACAGATATATCAAAGGATGGTATGTTACAAGGCCCTTCTGTGGAGTTGTACAGAGAAATACTTTCAA
This portion of the Lascolabacillus massiliensis genome encodes:
- the hisH gene encoding imidazole glycerol phosphate synthase subunit HisH yields the protein MVAIIKYNAGNIASVKNAVERLGFDCVITDDINKIQNANKVIFPGVGEAKSAMNHLTNNGLSGCIKSLLQPTLGICLGLQLLCQYSEEGDTECLKIFETSVKKFPADDIVPHMGWNNISINTEPLFKGLNKDDAVYFLHSYYAGICEQTIATCNYILPFSAAMRKDNFYATQFHPEKSGDVGELILKNFLEL
- the hisA gene encoding 1-(5-phosphoribosyl)-5-[(5-phosphoribosylamino)methylideneamino]imidazole-4-carboxamide isomerase, whose protein sequence is MRIIPAIDIIDGKCVRLTKGDYSTQKTYNENPLEVAKEFEANGIKFLHLVDLDGAKSNHIVNHHILNEIASKTSLSIDFGGGIKSDNDVRIAFENGAKQITGGSIAIINPELFTEWLSKYGADKIILGADSYNRKIATHGWQKESQVDVVDFITDYQKKGIEMVICTDISKDGMLQGPSVELYREILSKSHISLIASGGVTSIADIHLLQQIGCEGAIIGKAIYEGNISMNELRDFNPD